The DNA segment ACAAGGACTTAAGTTTATGTATCAAACCCTTTGTTAAAACAATGactcttaaatatttaagaatatgCCGGAACTTGAAAGGTTATCATTTAGAAATACAAAGTTTTATTAATTCTGGTTCATattcaaaatctttttttttcatttgtacaTGCATGAAAACTAGCCATAGGGACTTTCATTTAATCATAATATGCAAACCTACAATaacacaagtttattttttcatttctcTATTTTTCAGTAATACTGGGTGGCACATTTGTGGGAGCAATGGAAGCCTTGGCCAGACTGAGGAATGGGAAAAGCGACGCCCTCAACGCCTTTGGAGCTGCCTTTGCCTGTGTTGCCCCGTTTGCTATATACAGTGGGtgtcttttatttcatttttatgttccCCTAAGCGAGAAACATATAGTCTTCACCAGGGCCGTAACAAATAGTCTCCACTTGGGCCGTACATCCTTCCATTTGTCCATCACACCATTTTCAGTAGAATGACTTCAGAACTAATAATAGGATAGATATAAAACTGTATATACTATAGATAAATGACAGTCGGAGTAAGCGCATTAATGACACAAGAACAATCATGCATATGTTTTTAGTTATCTCCTCCgtgatttttttgtgtgcaaTTTACTGTCTTTTAAAGGCTGTTTCCTCTTGCGAAAAACTGTTCATTTTgcccaaaattttatattttttcccaACGCGATAAATGTAgattacataaacaaaaaaaagcaatgtatatttgccattatattagctattatggcctgattttgtatttttcccaaagtcatcttttttcccaatttgcaaggcacagtcGGTATAAATGATTCCCTAAAAAATCACTGAATTGTGTCTGTGAAAAACTAAGCATGTacaaactagaagcgccgcaatgcgacgaaaccaggtttttgttttgggcaatcagaaattatagccaattaatttgttgtatgactttatctttacttttatcaaaaagagaagTAACTGAAAATTACTCTAATTAAGTTTCTTATGTGTAAAGAgacgtaactgaaaattactcTAATTAAGTATCTTATGTGTTTAGTTTCGCTGCAACATTCATACTAAGTCTCATGTGAcctatttattttgcatatgaCAATGATTTAACTTTCTGCAAGCCAACATCACTGAATAccaatgacaatttatttttacaaagcaaaatgtttaatctgattattaacacttttataaaatgcaaatgtcaatttcaatgaaaattcaCTGTTTGCTGAGCAATATTTGAGAAATTGgtgaacatatttaaaatcatattcaatGTTAACACACTCTTATTTTgtcacaccaagttttatcaatatctatcaatgctaactaaagttatttggcggacaccatttttaaatattagtaacagtgacctttgaccccacccccctcaaaagcaatcccaagctagctctttacataagctacccacacaccaagtttaatcaatatctatcaatgctatcaaaagttatttggcaaaaaacatttttctatttcaagtaacagtgacattgaccgtagcccatccccactcaaaagcaatcccaagctagctcttcagatgctacctacacaccaagtttcatcaatatctgtaaATGCTAacatgttattgggcagaaaccatttttctaattttagtaacaggcgaccttgaccttagccccaccccccttaacagcaatcccaagctagcgatgtacataagctacctacataccaagtttcatcaatatcggtcaatgctaactaaagttattgggcagaaaccatttttctattttaagtaacagtgaccttgaccatttttctattttaagtaatagtgaccttgaccttagcccctccccactcaaaagcaatcccaagctagctcttcacataagcaacttacacaccaagtttcgtcaatatctatcaatgctaactaaagttattgagcagaaaccatttttctatttttagtaacagtgaccttgaccttagccccacccccctcaaaagcaatcccaagctagctcttcctataagctacctacacaccaattttcatcaatatctatcaatgctaactaaagttattgaacagaaaccaatgtttgacgcccgtccgcccgcccgcccaacgacaacctcattctaattacccggttttcgttgaaaacctggttaaaaatggtttttaaaaatatatagttgGCAATTAgagcaagtgcagtgcacaaaaaccatTATCCTGTTGAACATGTTTCTTATTAAAGTTATTTCCCTTTCTCCAGAGATTTTTGGAAATGTGTGTTTTTCGAGGCCCTATCTTGGAAAACAGTCATGTATGATTGACTTTCCAAAGTGGTCAATTGTATATGGAATAATTTATCAGTTGTTCTTTTCCTTAACTGTCtgctttaaagtaaaaaaaagtagtcacactgaaatatatatttaattatcaacagctatgaaataagtttgtttataataaaatatttcaaaagtaaacaTCTCTGTTTTATTAATACTTAGTACTACAAAACTAAGTTACCtagtattatttaatataattgtatgcatatttgttttgtttttcttacagGGCGTAACCCAATGATGTTTTTAGCAGCCGGCATTACATGGGGCTCCATTGCCGGAGCTTTAAGACTTGCCAGTGGATCTGAATACTCTTCCTTTTTGAAGCGTGAACCCGATGCTCCGTCACAGCCCAGTATCTACCCTGAAACAGTTGTATACTTTGAAAATCTGAAACGTGAAATGGCATTTAGAAAGAAGCAGCAAGAAATGAATGAGGCGTGTACGAAATAGATTTTGGAAGGGATGACAGCAGGGAATAGATTTGTGACTATAAGTGTTGAGAAGCTTCTGTGCAGGGTTTTCATTGGTCTCCATCATGTGAAACTTAATGGCTGTTAGAGAGCTATGTAACAACTTATTTATATACTGAAAGCTGCAGATAATAGACTTTAATATCgtcatattgaaatatgttagAAAAGGAGACAATATTTAGTGTTTAActgttttcagaaataataaaatgttttgattagGAAATagaaattttaattgaatatattcctttctgatttatttCATGCCTTGCTGAAAAAATGCATATCTTAAAGGATGGGAATTTTCTGCATTGTTTTACACCCATCATTGTATAGAAATCATGTTATCCTGTCCATGGTTCAATCTTACATTTTTTGTCAGTCCATTTTTGGAGTCTTTATACACACATTTACTATGATTGATATTagctaagaaaaatgttttgttaaatagaGCATAGGAAAATGTGTTCTGTCATGGTCACTTTATTGAGCAGAGGCCAATGCATTGGGTCATGGTCACTTCATAAACCAATGGGGTAATT comes from the Mya arenaria isolate MELC-2E11 chromosome 13, ASM2691426v1 genome and includes:
- the LOC128213119 gene encoding uncharacterized protein LOC128213119, producing the protein MSSLGEAQKELKELLNSKPTSIAPLPFIRVLSVLKIPEGSSTKLTTLKTVEAAKAGFTGGVLSGLWVTIMDQKYEVSTTFTFRKKALVDNAVRSGVAGIILGGTFVGAMEALARLRNGKSDALNAFGAAFACVAPFAIYRRNPMMFLAAGITWGSIAGALRLASGSEYSSFLKREPDAPSQPSIYPETVVYFENLKREMAFRKKQQEMNEACTK